Part of the Vigna unguiculata cultivar IT97K-499-35 chromosome 3, ASM411807v1, whole genome shotgun sequence genome, TCACCTTTTTCTACAACTCATTTCACCAAACCTATGTTCAAATCTGacaaattttgtatatatgtgtgtgtaccTCATCGAAGGTTTTTCTGAATGGAATGAAGCTAAATTGGTCGGATTTGAGTTGTTGAATGTCCAAGGCAGTGTTGAAGGTTGTTATTTGAGGGACTCCAACGATAGCAGACATTTCATCTCTGTGAGTGAGAACTTCCTTCGAAGAACAACTCCCACTTCCACTGTCTCTTCTTCCATTAGTGTTGGCTTGTTGTTCTCCACTTCCTTCACCGGTTGTGGCACTTCTATCTGACCAATTGCACTGCCTCGGTTGTGTCTGGTAGAAAATCTTGGACACCACAAGCtctccctctttttcttcttcgtgCTGTCCCAGATGGTACTGGTGCATCACCCAGTTTGTCTTTTCTGGTTTTCTGTTCTTCCCGAAGTTGGTGTAGAGCACCAGAATCTTCTTGCAACCCTTTTGTTTCCCATTCACCATCACTGGTCTTGTCTTACCTGTCTTGTGCCATCGGGTTTCCCCTCCTTGCAAGTCGCATTCGTTTTGAATCTTTCTCCTCTTTCGTGTCCCTGTTGTGTAAGCCTTTGAGGGCCTGTGGAAGAAGTGTCTGCTTAACCCATCTCTTGTCACTCCtgaaaaaccaaaaccaaaatcaaagtTAGGTCAACTTAGGTGACCTGTAACACAAAACCCTTTTGACTTATATATCCATCTCTTGCACAAGTTTCAAGGCAGGTTTTCTGCTCTTTAAcacaaaatatcaatattatatgtTTTCAAACGCACTCTAAaactgaaatttattaaaaatattaaaaatttgggAACTCTCATTGTCTGTAgttgtgtttattatttgagTATTTGAACCTGGAAGTTTCTCAGGATGGGTGTAACAAATGCCGTCTTCTCCTTCAATAGTGGGAATGAACTCATCTATGAGAGGGTGTGATTTGATGTTCTTTGCTTCAACTTTGGCTTCAAGATGTTCTATGAGTTCTTGGTCGGTTGGATCAAACTTCACTCCCGCCGGAAGGCCTAGCCAGTCCTGGCGTTCCCattgaaattcaaattaaaactcAGAAAGCAAAAGGGTGGAGATGATTAAGAAGAGGAGCACAAGAAAGAGAGAACTTTAACAAACTGAAAAACTTTTGCAATAGCATTAAATTAATTGAACTAGTCCAATGATAACACGGGCATAAAGATGTGAATATGGTATTGTTTTGTGGTGTGATTCTTGTTGATTTTGTCAAAGGCTTTTGGTTGAAGGCAAGAATATTAGtgagatttaatttttgttttccgTACCGGCTTCCCTTCAAATTTGTGACCACAACCTGGGCACTGTTTGGATCCACACAGTTGATGCTCTTCCAGCTTTGCATCTATGAGATCAGAGCTCCTA contains:
- the LOC114176561 gene encoding NAC domain-containing protein 75-like, which translates into the protein MNKMSKLSCVRSSDLIDAKLEEHQLCGSKQCPGCGHKFEGKPDWLGLPAGVKFDPTDQELIEHLEAKVEAKNIKSHPLIDEFIPTIEGEDGICYTHPEKLPGVTRDGLSRHFFHRPSKAYTTGTRKRRKIQNECDLQGGETRWHKTGKTRPVMVNGKQKGCKKILVLYTNFGKNRKPEKTNWVMHQYHLGQHEEEKEGELVVSKIFYQTQPRQCNWSDRSATTGEGSGEQQANTNGRRDSGSGSCSSKEVLTHRDEMSAIVGVPQITTFNTALDIQQLKSDQFSFIPFRKTFDEVGIGEASTGREVQASRSCEEVHEGHHHHHQQQQQQNQHAQQQISSTAFHISRPSHPISTIISPPPLHHASIILDDNSYHVSRIMLQNENFQQPQQQHHKLGGRSASGLEELIMGCTSTDIKEESSITNQQEAEWLKYSSYWPDPGNMHDHHE